A single window of Bombyx mori chromosome 9, ASM3026992v2 DNA harbors:
- the LOC101739586 gene encoding UPF0389 protein CG9231, with protein MYKMFFARCRPFHIRKMCSSSPTGPSSTGPSSSSMSHRFRPTEFQKTILVWTKKYKNKSEVPPFVSAEIIERSKSEARIKISNVLMLLTALASFGAILSGKAAAKRGESVHQMNLDWHKKYQEEHKEKSSAK; from the exons atgtacaaaatgttttttgcGCGATGTCGCCCGTTTCATATTAGGAAGATGTGTTCATCTTCACCGACAGGACCCAGTTCAACAggtccatcatcatcatctatgTCTCATAGATTTCGACCGACAGAATTTCAGAAAACGATTCTTGTGTggacaaaaaaatacaagaacAAATCTGAAGTCCCTCCATTTGTATC AGCTGAAATTATTGAAAGATCTAAGAGTGAAGCTAGAATCAAAATTTCAAATGTGCTTATGCTTCTTACTGCTTTGGCAAGTTTTGGAGCAATATTGTCTGGGAAAGCTGCTGCTAAGAGAGGGGAATCTGTTCATCAGATGAATCTTGACTGGCATAAAAAATATCAAGAAGAACATAAAGAAAAAAGTAGTgcaaagtaa
- the LOC119628908 gene encoding protein MIX23 produces MICPDFLEFQDILKKMRILDDKIVYALNTSIPTESFKAKIDATAACHDLYSQIRTGHSERENVIKNCILATAESVKKLKAVKEEKPNDLEVLRNLKAEQKKLRLLQTELSVEEVIQEKTTKLFTEKCRSYYKP; encoded by the exons ATGATTTGTCCGGATTTTTTAGAATTTCAG GACATCCTGAAGAAGATGAGGATACTTGATGATAAAATAGTATATGCCTTAAATACGTCAATTCCGACAGAGTCATTTAAAGCTAAAATTGATGCTACTGCAGCTTGTCATGATCTTTACTCTCAGATACGAACAGGGCATTCTGAAAgggaaaatgtaataaaaaattgtatactGGCAACTGCAGAATCAGTAAAAAAGCTAAAAGCAGTCAAAGAAGAAAAACCTAATGATTTAGAAGTTTTGAGAAACTTGAAAGCGGAGCAAAAAAAG TTGAGACTTCTTCAAACTGAACTTAGTGTAGAAGaagttattcaagaaaagacaACAAAACTCTTTACAGAAAAATGTAGAAGCTACTATAAGCCCTGA
- the LOC692701 gene encoding ribosomal protein L24 produces MKIGLCAYSGYKIYPGHGKTMVKVDGKTFTFLNSKCEAAHLMRRNPRKVTWTVLYRRKFKKGQEEEQAKKRTRRTQKFQRAIVGASLSDIMAKRNMKPEVRKAQREQAIKAAKEQKKSTKAAKKTTAPPTKAKSQPKAKAAKVSQKAAPRVGGKR; encoded by the exons ATGAA GATCGGACTTTGCGCCTATAGTGGATACAAAATATATCCAGGCCATGGCAAGACCATGGTTAAAGTGGATGGAAAA ACCTTCACATTCCTGAATTCAAAATGTGAAGCCGCCCATTTGATGAGGAGGAATCCTCGTAAAGTAACATGGACTGTCCTGTACAG gCGCAAGTTCAAAAAGGGCCAAGAGGAAGAACAAGCAAAGAAACGTACTAGAAGGACCCAAAAGTTCCAACGTGCGATTGTTGGTGCTTCACTTAGTGACATTATGGCTAAGCGTAATATGAAGCCTGAAGTACGTAAAGCGCAGAGAGAACAGGCCATTAA ggCGGCAAAGGAACAAAAGAAATCAACTAAAGCTGCCAAGAAGACTACAGCTCCTCCTACGAAGGCTAAATCACAACCTAAAGCAAAGGCTGCTAAAGTCAGTCAAAAAGCAGCACCTAGAGTTGGTGgaaagcgataa
- the LOC119628329 gene encoding ATP synthase subunit beta, mitochondrial: MFPTVCRVGRLATKTVVNNATEKASLVTGAAVNKRDYAAKASGKGQGKVVAVIGAVVDVQFEDNLPPILNALEVQNRSPRLVLEVAQHLGENTVRTIAMDGTEGLVRGQPVLDSGSPIRIPVGAETLGRIINVIGEPIDERGPIPTDKTAAIHAEAPEFVDMSVQQEILVTGIKVVDLLAPYAKGGKIGLFGGAGVGKTVLIMELINNVAKAHGGYSVFAGVGERTREGNDLYHEMIESGVISLKDKTSKVALVYGQMNEPPGARARVALTGLTVAEYFRDQEGQDVLLFIDNIFRFTQAGSEVSALLGRIPSAVGYQPTLATDMGTMQERITTTKKGSITSVQAIYVPADDLTDPAPATTFAHLDATTVLSRAIAELGIYPAVDPLDSTSRIMDPNIIGAEHYNVARGVQKILQDYKSLQDIIAILGMDELSEEDKLTVARARKIQRFLSQPFQVAEVFTGHAGKLVPLEETIKGFSKILAGDYDHLPEVAFYMVGPIEEVVAKAETLAKNA, from the coding sequence ATGTTTCCTACTGTCTGCAGAGTAGGCCGTTTGGCTACGAAGACAGTAGTAAACAATGCTACTGAAAAAGCATCACTGGTGACTGGAGCCGCTGTGAACAAACGTGACTATGCAGCCAAGGCTTCCGGCAAAGGGCAAGGTAAGGTAGTTGCCGTTATTGGTGCCGTAGTGGATGTTCAGTTTGAAGACAACTTGCCGCCGATCCTAAATGCCCTTGAGGTGCAAAATCGATCTCCCCGCTTGGTCTTGGAGGTGGCGCAGCACTTGGGAGAGAACACTGTACGTACCATTGCCATGGACGGTACTGAAGGCTTAGTCCGTGGGCAACCCGTACTCGACTCTGGCTCACCCATTCGTATCCCGGTGGGAGCTGAAACCCTCGGACGCATCATCAATGTAATCGGCGAACCGATTGACGAGCGCGGTCCCATCCCAACCGACAAGACTGCTGCTATCCATGCCGAAGCTCCAGAGTTTGTCGACATGTCTGTGCAGCAGGAGATTCTCGTAACTGGTATAAAAGTCGTCGATCTGCTCGCTCCTTATGCCAAAGGTGGAAAGATTGGGTTGTTTGGCGGAGCTGGTGTGGGCAAAACTGTATTGATTATGGAACTGATCAACAATGTTGCCAAAGCCCATGGTGGTTACTCTGTGTTTGCTGGAGTAGGAGAGCGTACTCGTGAAGGCAATGACTTATACCACGAGATGATTGAATCTGGTGTGATTTCTCTAAAAGACAAAACATCCAAGGTAGCTCTAGTATATGGTCAGATGAACGAACCTCCTGGTGCCCGTGCTCGTGTGGCCCTTACTGGTCTCACCGTTGCTGAATATTTCCGTGATCAAGAAGGACAGGATGTACTGCTCTTCATTGACAACATTTTCCGTTTCACTCAGGCTGGATCAGAAGTGTCTGCTCTGCTTGGTCGTATCCCATCTGCTGTAGGATATCAGCCTACTCTGGCTACTGACATGGGTACTATGCAGGAAAGAATTACCACCACCAAGAAAGGTTCCATCACATCTGTGCAGGCTATTTATGTACCAGCTGATGACTTGACTGATCCTGCTCCAGCCACCACTTTTGCTCACTTGGATGCTACCACTGTACTTTCTAGAGCCATTGCTGAATTGGGTATCTACCCAGCTGTGGATCCTCTTGACTCAACATCCCGTATCATGGACCCCAATATTATTGGAGCTGAGCACTACAATGTTGCACGTGGAGTTCAGAAAATTCTTCAGGACTACAAATCCCTGCAGGACATTATTGCTATTTTGGGTATGGACGAGTTATCTGAAGAAGACAAGTTGACAGTGGCACGTGCACGTAAAATTCAGAGGTTCCTCTCACAACCTTTCCAAGTAGCTGAGGTGTTCACTGGACATGCGGGTAAACTAGTACCACTTGAGGAAACCATCAAAGGATTCTCCAAAATTCTAGCAGGGGACTATGATCACCTACCTGAAGTTGCATTTTACATGGTTGGACCCATTGAAGAAGTTGTAGCTAAAGCAGAAACACTTGCCAAAAATGCATAA
- the LOC101739071 gene encoding 60S ribosomal export protein NMD3: MKMEYFAPENASLSNNTRILCCQCAVPIEANPSNMCVACLRAHVDITDGIPKQATLFFCRGCERYLQPPSEWVVCALESRELLALCLKRLKGLSRVKLIDAGFAWTEPHSKRIKVKLTVQGEVIGGAVLQQTFIVEFTIQHQMCDACHRSEAQDYWRALVQVRQRANNRKTFYYLEQLILKHKAHENTLGIKPKHDGLDFFYSTENHARKMVDFIQSVLPIKCQHSKKLISHDIHSNIYNYKFTFSVEIVPLSKDSVVCLPKKLTQQLGSISPICLVHRVTSTIHLIDANNGQVCDVSSTVYWRNPFSPICNPKQLVEYIVMDIDILKEHEKKSFPGQGMVSNKHVIADVWIVKASELGMDISPVHTRTHLGHILKPGDTVLGYNLSESNVNDTNFDKLDRSNIPDVFLVKKFYGEKSARRRARAWKLKHMAEEFHEGLSSTNDDYNDFLDDLEEDPAFRQNVNIFKDTSRIAVDTDEIDPSLPRITLAEMLDDLTIEDVEMSDV, translated from the exons ATGAAGATGGAATACTTTGCTCCAGAAAACGCTTCTTTAAGCAACAATACACGAAT ATTGTGCTGTCAGTGTGCTGTACCTATAGAAGCAAACCCCTCAAATATGTGTGTAGCTTGTTTAAGGGCTCATGTAGACATCACAGATGGAATACCCAAACAAGCGACATTATTCTTCTGTAGGGGTTGTGAAAG atatttgcAACCACCCTCTGAGTGGGTTGTGTGTGCATTAGAGTCACGTGAACTCTTAGCTCTCTGTCTCAAGAGATTAAAAGGATTGAGCAGAGTTAAGTTAATTGATGCTGGTTTTGCTTGGACTGAGCCACATTCGAAGAGAATAAAG GTAAAACTAACTGTACAAGGCGAAGTTATCGGAGGAGCAGTGCTCCAGCAGACATTTATAGTTGAATTTACAATTCAACATCAAATGTGCGATGCTTGCCATCGTTCAGAAGCTCAAGATTACTGGCGTGCTTTAGTGCAAGTACGACAAAGAGCTAATAACAGGAAAACATTTTACTATCTTGAACAATTGATATTGAAGCATAAGGCTCATGAAAATACTCTAGGGATCAAGCCCAAGCATG atGGACTAGATTTCTTCTATTCAACAGAGAATCATGCGCGCAAAATGGTTGATTTTATTCAATCTGTTCTGCCTATAAAATGTCAACATTCCAAGAAACTAATTTCGCATGACATACATAGCAATATATACAACTACAAATTTACATTCAGTGTGGAAATTGTACCTCTATCTAAGGACAGTGTTGTGTGTCTTCCAAAGAAACTTACCCAACAATTGGGATCCATTTCACCAATTTGTTTAGTGCACAGAGTAACTAGCACAATTCATTTGATTGACGCTAATAATGGACAAG TTTGCGATGTATCATCCACTGTTTACTGGAGAAATCCTTTTTCACCCATATGTAATCCTAAACAGTTGGTGGAATATATTGTTATGGATATTGATATACTGAAAGAACAT gAAAAGAAATCTTTCCCGGGACAGGGTATGGTGTCTAACAAACACGTGATTGCTGACGTCTGGATCGTTAAAGCCAGCGAATTAGGCATGGACATTAGTCCCGTACACACTAGGACGCATCTAGGACACATCCTGAAACCGGGCGACACCGTTCTAGG ATATAATTTAAGTGAATCAAACGTTAATGATACAAATTTCGATAAACTGGATCGAAGTAACATTCCCGACGTGTTTTTGGTGAAAAAGTTCTATGGTGAAAAGTCGGCTCGGAGGAGAGCACGTGCTTGGAAACTCAAACACATGGCCGAAGAGTTTCACGAAGGCCTCAGCTCCACTAATGA TGACTACAATGACTTCCTTGATGATCTCGAAGAGGATCCTGCATTCAgacagaatgttaatatttttaaagatactAGCAGAATTGCTGTGGATACAGACGAGATCGATCCGTCACTTCCTCGTATTACACTGGCCGAAATGCTCGACGATTTAACTATTGAAGATGTGGAAATGAGCGACGTTTGA